Part of the Physeter macrocephalus isolate SW-GA unplaced genomic scaffold, ASM283717v5 random_563, whole genome shotgun sequence genome, CACTTAACACTCCTGTGGTGTCACAGGGTATTGGTCTCCAAGGCCACCTGGGGCCTTCGAGTTCAGCCTcttgttttacaaatggaagTACTAAGGCCAGGAGCAGAAGGGGCTTGCAaggcagtggcagagccagacatGCACATTCACCTTGCGATAAGTGCAAATgcctggaaaggaaaaaaggattaGTGAGGCCAATCCACTCTATTCTCTGGACAAATGAAATTGAGATTAATTTGCTTGAAGGTGCCCAGAATCTAAATCAGATGAGCAGAGAATTTATTGAGGCCTGCTGCCTGGGCATCGTTTGACCCAGTGCTTCCTCCCCTGAGCACCGGCCCTGGCGTTCAAGGAGGTAGACACTGGGCCTTCTGTTCAACTCACGCGGCTGTCCCTGAGGCCCCCAGCAGCTGCGgttcccagggctgggggcaggacaggCCCACGCAGAGGAGCAGGGGACTCAGGACCCACCTTGAAGCCCCAGATGTCATTCACCTGCCGGCAGAGGTTGAGGTCGAGCTCAGTGACCAGCAGCCCATCCCGGTTGCGGGAGAGCCCGGGGGTGCGGCTGCCATCAGGGGCCGCCACGTAGCTTGAGCCATAAAAGTAGCCGAAGTCCCGGTGAGCTGTGAAGGAGCAAAGGCAAGGCCCCCATGAGCTCAGGCAGACGTGGGTGGACTCTGCAGTGGGACGGATGCACCAAGAGACTCCCAGGACAAAgggtccccacctccctccccagtggTGGCCAAGGTCCCAAGGACCTGCCTCCCTCCTTGGACCTGGAAGCCCGGCAAGTGGCTGCATGTTACTCTCAGCACCCTCACCTCTGCCCCGGGAACCTTTTACAGGTGACCCTAGTAGAGGTATTGGTCTCCGGCTCCAGCATCAGCCACCATAGCCCAAGGGAGTTGCAGGGCTTTGCAGGGCTTCCCGTGGTGGCCCCGCACAGTGAGTTGGCAGCTCTGCCCTTGTCAGCCATGCCAGCTGTGTCACCCTCACCCTCCCTCCATGCCTCGGTCCCCTCACCAGTAAAGCAGGGTAACAGCCACCCTGAAGGTGCATAGGGAGCATGTGGGCACAGTGCAGGGCCCAGCTGCCCTCACTTTCCTGCAGGGAACTAAGTGGGACTAGAGACTCAGGAGGTCTCCAAGGCCTCACGTTGCGGGGGATATGGAGCCCTTTCAGGAAATGCTTTTCTGGGAGACAGACCCCCTCAGCACCCCCTGCTTCCCAGGGCGGGAACCATGAGCGAGTTCAGACACCTCCTTGGTGAGGGGGCAGCCCCCCTCCCACATTCCAGGCCAGAGAGGTGAGGCGGGGGGGATGGCAGATTCCTAGCAGAGGTGAGGTGAGACCTGCCCTCAGATCAAAACaagctgtggggcttccctggtggcgcagtggtttagagtccgcctgccgatgcaggggacgcgggttcgtgccccggtccaggaagatcccacatgccgcggagcggctaggcccgtgagccatggccactgagcctgcgtgtccggagcctgtgctccgcaacgggagaggccacaacagtgagaggcctgcgtaccgcaaaaaaaaaaccccaaaaagacaaacaaacaaaaaaacaagctgtGGATTCTAGGAACCCAAGGCAGCCATGCTGGGCTCTGGGGCATTTGTACAGCTGGGGAGTGAGGGGTGTGgacaaggagaaagggagggaggagtgaggTCTGCGGGGTGGATGATGCACCCCTATTTCAGGGCGTTCACAAAGGGTTCCCCCACACCTCAGTCCATCTTCACCCTAGTCccgggggagggatggagtctGATCCTATCTCTACTCCATCCTCATCCGGGGAATGAGGTGGTCACAGGCCCAGGACTGCCGATCCACATGGGGACACAGCTGTGCAGACACAGTCTGTGGGGTAGACCCTGCCCAGAAGCGGCAGATGGGGAAGGAACAGTGAGGCCCACCCCTCATATGCAGTCCCACGGAAAGTCACGGGACATACCTTTCTTGCCATCCCCAGAGGTGAACTCATTCGGAAAGAACTCCTGGGAAATAAAACCAAGGTAAGACACACCTATAGGGGGCGCTGCTGGGTTGTTCATCAACgtcaggctggggtgagggagttACGAGTTAAAGTGATGTGGACCAGCCTGAACTTAACCGTCCCTGCTGAGtcccagccccaggccagcaGGTGGCTAGCGGGGCATCTGACCAGCCAGGGGAAGACCCGGATTTTGCCATCTGATGGGAGAAGAGAAAGTCATTGCAGAGAGTGGTTCCCAGGGCCATGGAGGGCATCTGAGGCTTGCCTGCTGGAGTCATAAAGCCCAGCCTGGGGTCTGCGAAGGCAGCAGCGGGGGGTGTCTGCTCGTGGCTCTCAATATCTTCCAGAAGCCTAATGGAAACTGCGCATCCAGCAGGGACAGGGATACACGGGCTAATTAAAACACCGAGTTTCTTTACATTGTCAGAAGTTAGACCGACTTAGTGTTCTCTCAGACTGATCAGATGCTCTGATTAGAGTTTGACATCTGATTAGTAAGAATGAGGAAGAGGATTTGTTTTGCAATAAATACATGGTGTTTGTAGTCAGAATCCTTTGGTGCATGAGGTCAAAGGTGGGTGGGGAGAAATTGGGTACTTGGCGGTACTGAGGTGACAGCCTTTCAAAATGgtttcagctaaagacaaaacagacaaaaacaggGGAGGGACAGTGCTTTCTTTCAAAGTGACAGAAGCCAGTCTGCCCCCTGCTGGGACCCTAGCATGTGGGGTGTGTCTGCATGCAGAGAGGAGGTGTAACACCAGGTGTCCCCAGCAGGGCCACAGCAACAGCAGTTCTTTCCCTTGTGGCTTTTGCTGCTCTGAAGAGGCTGGGCCCCGCTGGCAGGCAGGTTTCGCAGCAGCTGCAGGAGGGCTCCCTGGAGGCCAGGCCTCGGGCACTTACCTCGCCTACCCGGTTGATGGCGCAGGTGAAGCAGTGATTGGCGATGGCTGCGTTTCTGGCCTCGATTGGCCACAGGGACTCACTGTGAGAGCGGAAGGAAAGGAACCAGGTTGCCGACTTCCCAGCTAGTCTCAGAGGATGCTTGGCCCCGAGCTGCAGCCCGGGTGCCAGCCTTCCAGGCCTGCGGTGGGGATGGCCAGGGAGACTCACTGCGTCCGTGGGTGACCCCAAACCCACAAACAGGCCAGCTCGTCCCCGGCTCAAGCCAAAGCGGCCTTTTGGAGAGGGCCCAACGCAGCAGAAGCAGCCCTGGATCAAAGCCTCACcctgactcagtttccttttctgaaacTTCCTCAGAGACCATGCAGATGAAGCttctgggggcggggtgggagtgggaggctgTGTGGCAGGAACCCCTTAACCGCTGCTTCTCACTCGTTCCCTCCTCCCAGGTGGGGGTCAGGAACCCACCTCCCAGGCTGGTACATGTCAGAAGGGAGCTGGGGCCCTGATGGCTTGTGTGTAACGTGTCCCCCAATCCCTACCCTTCTGTGCTGCCTTGCAAAGCAGTCTCTACAGGGGGAGATTTCAGGCCTAGCAAACAGAGTACACCTGAAAGGAATTTAGGTTGTAGGTGGGCATCGCCTCCCCTGTGCTGGCCCCATCTCCCTCTTCTGAACCCTGCCTGAGTCTCGCAGCCGAGGCCCCCTGGTTCTCCTACGGGCCTGGGAAGGAGTCATCCCACAGGCACAGCTAAGCTGCAAGCCTCCCTCAGTCCAGCACCTGCGAAGGGGGGACGGGGTGGGAAACTTCGCCCCAACCAGACAGGTCCTTCCCCAGCCCACCAAAGAAAATGTGCCGCGGGATTCAGTTGGCCTCCTTGTCACTAATTATCTGTCTGAGGAGCAAGGTGATTAGGATTCTGAACAGACAGATGTAGTGCCCACTTAGAAACGCTGAGGGACTGGGAACGGGATGCCCTGGAATCTTCCTTCCTGTCAGCATGCAACTGGTTTAAACCagagaggaggtggaaggggtgggtgggtgctTGTCACAAGCCTAATTCTCAGGAGGATTCACgagtctggaagaaaaaaaatcacagtcttGATTGAGGGGACTCATTTTGCCACTTTTCTCCCCCCTCCAGCTGCTAAGCCGAGCTGCCAAAACTTTTAAGAAAGGATTTTTACAGAAACACACCCGTCAATGACATTTTCGGGAATTAAACACAGTTGCAGAGCGAGTGCCATAAAACATCGTTCTTGCAGTTCTCCAGGGAGGGTGCAGAGTGCAGGACTCAAACCCACAGCTGGCAATAAAACAGAGGCTCTCAAAACAAGCAAGGGAAAGGAAGCCGGAGGTTGGTGAGAGCCGGGGCGTGCGGGAATCGTGGAGAGCCCGGCGGGGGTATGGGGACATCTGCCACTTTCCCAGCGTGGTGTACACAAGCCCCTAAAAATAATCACAGTGGTAAGGGGAAAGGCATcgaggggtggggatggtggctTTCCTATTAACACACATACGTGGTAGAAATCCTTGACCACACGGGCTGCACGGTTTGTCAGGATGACTCAGTTCATCAAAAAGCACTTTGCCTCCATTGGGTGCTTGGAACTGTGGGACCCACTAATGAGGATACCCTTCCAATCTGTGCATGTGCACGCAATCtgtgcatgtgcacgtgtgtgtgtgtgtgtgtgtgtgtgtgtgtgtgtgtgtctggggggcTCTGATACAGGAGGTGGGAGATGCCGGAGAAGGGGATGGATGCTTCCAGAAGCTGTGAGCCGATGCTTGTGCACAGCTGGTGGGGATCTGCCTGGCATCGCGCTTGCCATCAATTCTACAAATAATCATTCAGTATTTTAAGAAACTCAGAGTTGCACCATCCTAGCGAACCACCTGTTGTAATTTTCCCACACTCTACGACCATCCTCAGTCTTTGCAGAGTTCTGATCCCAGCCTGGAAACATCTTTTTGCTCACAGGCTTTCATCATGATGCTGCAGTACCTTCATGAAGATTTTAGTGGCTGTATGATAACCCATGGAAGAGATGGGCTGGCGTTGACCTGACTCtgacctctctctcccttccagctTTTCTTGTAATCAATCATGCTGCCATGAGCATCTTCAGGCAGGcagccttcccctcctctctcagaTGCGTCCTCAGGCTACGGTTCTCAGACTTTAATTATCTGGTCAAGGTGTGGACACTGTGGGAACTTGTGAGACATACTGCTTCTGAAAGACCTGTCAGAGTTTTAACTGCCAGCAGAACCACATCCTTGGAGGGCACCAGTTGGACCACTGTTGGCCAAGGAAGGAAGATCGATAACTTTTAATAAGCCGAGGACACGTGTGTATTACGTTGAGGTGCTTCTGTTTGCTTAATTGGGGCTGATAAAAGCCTGGGGGTGCTTGGTTGGAGAAGTGACCACATCTGATTCCAGGCCACAGGTGTGCCCAGTCCGGCCTGACAGCAGCTGTACCCGGTGGGGCACTGGCTTCAGGATCCTCCAGGGACCCCTTTGGGGAGATGGAGCTTGCTGGATGTCTTACACATGGCCGGCAGGAGGGGCTGCTCTAGAGCCCAGAGGTTCTGCCCAGGCTTGGTGGCCCGACGACCAGGAATCACCCTTTGTCGCAACTGCCAACGGACGTTGCCATAGTGGCCACGCTGCCAGGAGGCCCCCAGAGATTCTCTGAGGGGAGATCCAAGACTCGAGTGTTCCCTTCTGCCCGACAGTGCCCCCCTAGACTCAGACAAGATGGGGTGCATGGATGGGGCGGCAGGTCTGGGGTAGCAGAGGGGGGTCTGCGTTCTGTGAGGGACCTGCTGTGCAGATCAGAACACTGAGGGAAGTCACGCTGTGGAGGGGGCATCACGCTCAAGAGAAAGGTAAAGTGAATGTCACACCCTGACTTTTAGAAGAAATTCGACTGAAATTTCATGGAGAGCGAGGACAAGTATGACAGGTGGGCTGACAGGGAACTCAAGGTTGCCCCCCAGAACTCCCCCAGCTGACCCCACGAGGGGACCTGGACTCCCCCTCCGGGCCCTGCCCCAATGACAGAGAGTGAAAGCCAGCACCTCCCGACCCAGGAATGCTACTTTGGAGGAAATGAGCTGGGGAGAGAGGTATTTGCACACAAATTCCTAGAGCTTTGGTACTTGTTGATGATGCAAAGCTGGAAACCACCCAGAAGCTCAGCCGTTGCGGAGAGAGAAGCAGTGGAAGTGCAGTCGTGCTGGGTCATCTCAGCCGCTTGCTCTTATTCAGTGAGGGGCCCGGGGCTTGCCCAGGAGCTCAGGGTTGCCAGGCCCACCCTCTACCCTGGTCACAACAGCTTCATCTACTCAGGGGTGAGGTTAACACCCAAACACGGGTTCTGTGTTATCAGAAGGAAACACTTGGTTGGCTAAAAACAAGTTTCAGAGCCACCTGACTGATGTCTTAAGGACCCTCTCAGCTCTGACCCATCGTCTGCTCCTTCCCTCATCCGGGTGTCTGCCCTCCGTGCTCCGGACTCTGCAGACAGGAGACTTAGGACTCCTCATTTGTcaccccacctcccaaccccccaGGAACACAGCTGTGACAGGAGGGGGAGCTGAAGCTGGCCAGGTACCTCCGATGCTCCAGACCCCTTAGAAGGGGAGCTTTTCTGAATCCTGTCAGCGATGGGGGAGATTATTATTACCTGAGACACCATCGTAGCCAAGGATGGTATTTTACAGCACAGCACAGCTCTTTAGGAGGGATTGTAATTGACACTTGGAGTATTTTTTCACGGAAAAGTTGGCACATCCCAGGGTTCAGACGACCTAGTGGTCGCACCTGCCTGCTGTTTCCCAAACCTGCCTCCGCGCCCTGCAGCCTGCCCCCAGAACCCTCCCAAGTCCCTTGTGCCAAGTGACCTGAGCGCTCCGATAGTGGCCGAGGGGTTGAAGATGACCTCAGCACCGTTGATGCTATACATGAGCCAGTTGAGGGGGTGATGCCGCCCGTAGCAAATGTTCACGGCGATCCTCCCGAACTGAGTCTGGAACACAGGGTGGCCCAGATTTCCCTCCATGTAGTATGTGGACTGGAAGACAAAGGGTCATGTATGGATGCCTCTGAGCTGTCAAGTTTCCCTTTCCTTAGACttgacagaaaaatgaaatgttaccCATACTCCAAAAGGGATGCTCCTGGTATGACTCTACTTTAAGTTCCAAAATTtcaatccacttaaaaaaaaaacccaaatctgaAAACCTAGACACAATAACAGCAAGCTGACCCAAGGGGAAATCACCATGGCTTGAGCACTTACCCACAGTTTCTTTTGTGGCATGTTAAAAAGTCCCCAAAGCAACTTCCCACAGTATTTCAAAGATAAACTTGGTGAGGTTTCAATCATGGTACAACTAGAGGCTGAGGTGTGTGGTCAGTGTTAACACAAGTTGGTCAATGTCCTCACCAACCATCTGTTCCCATCGGAAGGGTAGAGCTGAAGGGACGGGGGCTCGTCCAGAGCAGCTCTTACCCTGCTTGGGGGGCACACCGTAGCCCAGTAGACACAGGACCTGCCCGGCTAACGAAGGCCAATATGAGACTAGAATCCCACTCTGAAAGTGCTCTTCTCCACAAAGCTCCCTGGGCACCCTGCCCGGGGTCAAGGACATCCCTGCATGGCAGGCAGGTGGGACACAGTCCTGCAAACCCCGCCTCTCCGTCTGCCCCCTTGGGGTGCTGGTCAGGGTCTCACACAGATCTGCTTCCTGCCTTTTGCCTCCTCCcattaatttcaaaatttgtcaGAGTCGGGAAGCAACCAGGATGTGCACACAGGGTGGACGCCGGAGCAGATCCTGGTGTGTTGAGACAAGCCCGTCACTATCTGTGGGGAGCTAAAGATTAATCCCAGGGTAAACAGGTGAGGGGCATGTCTTCCCGTCCTCGCCTCCAGCTGTCACTGGGGAACGCTGGCTTCTTCTTTCTCCCCAGAGGGCCTTGGCTAGCTCTGCACATCCTTTCTCGTCTGCCTGACCAGACTGAGAGTGGCTGGGACCCCCACAATCAGGGAGGGCGGCGAAGGATGGGGATATCACATCCTGAACAACTGTACTTACTGCAGATCAAGTTCAGACTTCATATCTTAGGCATTAGGTGGAGTTCATTTCCCTGCTTCAAACATCCACCTCCCTCCACCTACACACCCATGATGGGCATTAGCTGATCAGAACAGCTCCCCTGACTTACAGCTTGATTATGGGCACCAAGCCCCAGCTAACACACCTGTGCACAGACACACATTCCTCGCTGTCACCTGACATGTGGACGTGGCTGACTCAGACCCCATGGGAGCCATGAACAAGGACCTCTCCCCACCAAACAAGAACTAGACTGTGACGGACGAGGAGCTCAGGGCCTGAAAGGGACCACGGGAATCATTTCACACTTGTGCACTAttgattttggttttaatttgtatacgACTTACTTCAAAGAAAAATTCCAGGAAGCCAAAtcaggttatatttttaaaaaaatagccctCTGCGCTAAAGGCGTTTGGGACTCACCGGGAGTCCCACTGCATCCCATCCACCTGTGTGTTGCAGTGCAGTGCAGGGAGGCCCCCAGCGCTGCTGCCACACCGTGCTGCAGCTGCGCTGGTCATCCGAGGGGCAGCTCACCTCATTGAAGTCGCCCACTCTGGGGATGTGGTTTTTCCTCGTCTTGCCCAGGACGGCTCCAGAGTTGGAGATCACCACGGCTGTGTTCCACAAGATGTCCCCATGCTCCATGTCTCGCTCCAGGATGGGGGACACCACCACCATGTCATGCTTCCTCGCCAGCTGGAAAAATGAGCATGGCACAGTCCTATTTTCAAATCAAGTGTCATACATTTTTATGGAAGAATCTAATGGTCCTCCTAGATAGTTAGACGGGGTTCTGAGCTCTCCCTGCATCTGTTCTTTGGAGACTAAATGCCAGTGTTCTCCTGACGCCCAAGCTTAGCTAAATAGGAACCAGCATcgtccttgtgcactgttggtgggagtgtaaaaacggtgcagctgctgtggaaaacagtatggcaattcctcaaaaattaaaaacagaactaccgtatgaccccattatgccacttctgggtatatacccaaaataactgaaattagtcttttttctctttctgatgcaAGTGAGAATAAtaactatttattcattcactttacCATTTACTATATGCCACGTTTGTGCTAATAGGTGAAATGCATTCTCTATTCTTAAGCAGTCTAAACTTAAATAATTCTAGTCAGAATTAAATCACTTGAAATTTCAATTAGCCTAGCAACCCTAATGAGAGGGTGTATGGATTATATCAGGATTtctgaaatattgaaaatagccCTGGGGACCTTTTTAGTGTGGATAAGGCTGATTTCCTAATTCTAAAGGGTGCACAGAGAGCTAAGTCTTTTGTTTTCCAGCCCTGTGAGCCCTATACAAAGATCACAGACCCTAcagtacaaataaaataaaagcaagactTAATGCCACTTCCCATAGACCTTCAGATCCAGAGGCAataacaagacaaaacaaaaaagaaggtaaCAAGCAttgacaaggatgtggggaaacagGAACCTTCATAAActgccagtgggaatgtaaatgatgCTGCGTTCCTGGCGGAGTTAAACACAGTTACCATAGGACCAGCAACCGTGCAGGAAAGTACATTTTCACACCGATGTTCtgagcagcactattcacaacagccaaaaggtggaagcaacacaaGCATCTAAATAAATCGTGGTGTATACatgcaatggagtattattcagccttaaaaaggaaggatatCCTGGCCTATGGATGACATGGCTGTCATCTCTGACATGGATGAAGCTGACGACGTTCTGCCAAGTGAAATCAGCCAGGcgcaaaaggacaaacactgcagGAGTGCACTCATGTGAGGCATCTAAGctaggcaaattcacagaaacaaagTGGAACGTCAGGCACcagcagctgggggtggagggggttgTTCCATGGGTGGAGGGTTTCAGATTTACAAGATGACAAATTTCTAGAGGTTTGCTTCACAACACTGTGAAGATACTTAACATGACTGAccagtacactttaaaatggttaagatgattaattttatgttatgtgttttttaccataataacaaagaaaaaagggatttccctggcggtccagtggttaagactctgcgcttccatggcagggggtgtgggtttgatccctggttggggaactaggatcccacatgccacgtggcacagcaaaataaataaataaaataaaataaattctatgtCTCatctatacaaaaaaaaaaacccagaaccaAACCAAACATAACTCTTGACACCAAATTCCTTTTGTCTCAAATAAGAAGTTCAGGATCTGGTGACCAGGATGAGCAGCCCCAGCTGGTCATCTGTCATCAGCTCTTACCAGCCCGTTGCTACTTCTGACCTTAATGACAGAACAGAGGGATGGCACAGCGGGCAGAAGGGGATGCTATGAGCCACGTGGGGGCAGCTGTGGTCCTGGGGCCCTCAATGCAGACAGGGGTCCCCTGGGACCAGCTCATCCCCATCCTCCCtttgctcttccttcctcccaccctggTTCAGGCACGCCGTCTGCAATCACTTCCTGCCTCGTAGCACAGAATCAACAATCTGATGGCTGACAGAATTTTCCCTACAGCCTGAGAACAGGGATGTTTGGAATCACAACTCAGTATTGATAGAATCACTATGATTACAGTTCTGCTCCAAAAGCCCCTAAGTGTATGTAGAAAGTCTGAAATGGGAATTGGAGAAATGAAAGGAGTTATTTTTTTCGAGGTGAGAATAAGCATAAGTCACCATTCGTAACCTCTTGGAATGTCATTGGGGTTTTCTGGATGACCGCTTTATTAAGATACAATTCACGGAGCATAAAGTGCATTCTTTCAAAGTGTGCCAATCAGTGATTTTCAGTacattcagagttgtgcaaccaacaccacaaactaactttagaacattttcaacacCCCAAGTGGAAACCCTGTCCCCatgagcagtcactccccatcccctctccccacccagcccctggcaaccactaatctgctttctgcctccaAGCATTTGCCTATCcgggacatttcatataaatgggatcatagaACAAGTATTATGaggttttaataaagaaaaaggaagcccaGTTTCTACACTGATGAGACGGGCCATGCAGAGATGCTTCCATAACTCAGGCGAACAGCAAGTGGGGTAGCAAAGCTCTGGACACAGACTCAACCTTGACCTCAGTCCCCGAGTGCCAGCGCCGCACTTGCCAGCTGCAGACCCTACTACGGGAGTCATCTCCAGGACGCCCTCCGTGGGCTGCAGCCCCCTCACTTAAAAAGCCATTAAGGGCCCTTCTGGCTCTGAAACTCTGATTTTAAGTGAAAGtacactagggacttccctgctggtgcagtggttaagaatccgtttgccagtgcaggggacatgggttcgatccctggtctgggaagatcccacatgccgcagagcaactaagcccatgtgccacaactactgagcctgtgctctagagcccacgagccacaactacagaagcccaggttcctagagcctgttctccgcaacaagagaagccaccgcaatgagaagcccgtgcaccgcaacaaagagtagcccccgctcgccacaactagaaaaattctgcgtgcagcaacaaagacccaacactgccaaaaataaataaataaataaatttattttaaaaaaagaaagtacactaaaaaaagggggggaggggcagtaaaTAGTCTTATCTATTCTCACCTGGCAAAGCAAGAGCCAAATGGGTGCGTTTTCCAAGGAGAAGGGCCACCCCTGGCAGCTGCAGCGTCTCTTTGTGACCTGCCCGTGTTTGGCCGCTGCCAGAGGTTAGTTAACAGTTAAAGGTAGGTTAACATCCTACCTCTTGACAGAACTTGGTGGTGGGCCCGTCCTCCGCTGACTCGGCAAATTCCGTCCATGGAAGCTTCTCTCTCGTACAGAAAGCAAAGGGCATAGCTGTGGAGAGGAGAAAGGTCAGAATCACATGCAAGCTCATGGCCTCTGAGGCGGGGGGTCCTTGGCCTGGTGGGGGAGGGTTTCCACAGGAGACCCCAGCCCCAAGAGCCTTGGCCTGCCTTCTGAGGCCCATCCCTGGCTGTGGGGACGCCTCCCCTTTAGGCTTCATGGCAGAATAAGAGGCGAGGCCAAATGTCCTTCCTATGGTCTTAAAAACACTTGCAGCAGAAATCTGAACAGATACTTGCACacccacgttcacagcagcatgattcacaacaGTCAAAAGATGGAAatgacccaagtgtccatcagtggacaaatggattaacaaaatgtggtccatccattagatggaatgttattcagccttaaaaaggaagtaaagtttgacacttgctacaacatgggtgaaccttgaagatattatgcgcattgaaataagccagacacagaaggacaagtgCTATATGGTTCCACTTACATGGGGGACCTAGTATAGGCAcgttcacagagacagaaagtagatggtgggtgccaggggctgggggaggggagaatggggagatgttgtttaagggggacagagtgtcagtttgggaagatgcaaaggttctggagatggatggtggcgatggttacacaataatgtgaatgtacttaatgctacagAACTGTGCACTTGAAAACGGTTAAAAcggtaaattttacgttatgtctattttaccacaattttaacaatacatatatatgttaaaaattttttgcaaAAGGTACAGCCAGAAACTGTTCCCAACCAGCAGATCCCGAGCTGCTGGCCAATCTGCTGGTTGGTTAAGAGCACAACCAAGGTTCCTTGGGGACAACGTCAGAGGGCCACCGAGGATGGCACTGGGACCCTCACACGTCACGATAGGAATGTTCATCCTCCCAGGGACTGAGCCTTGCTCAGGAACAAGAAAAGCCATTCATTTAATGACCCCATCagaagtttgggaaccactgggtAGGCTGAGCACTCCCCAAAGTTAAAAGCATTATTTCTGTGACCTCTGGCTAGATGCCACCATCTAGGGGGCTAA contains:
- the UPB1 gene encoding beta-ureidopropionase, with the translated sequence MPFAFCTREKLPWTEFAESAEDGPTTKFCQELARKHDMVVVSPILERDMEHGDILWNTAVVISNSGAVLGKTRKNHIPRVGDFNESTYYMEGNLGHPVFQTQFGRIAVNICYGRHHPLNWLMYSINGAEVIFNPSATIGALSESLWPIEARNAAIANHCFTCAINRVGEEFFPNEFTSGDGKKAHRDFGYFYGSSYVAAPDGSRTPGLSRNRDGLLVTELDLNLCRQVNDIWGFKMTGRYEMYARELAEAVQPNYSPKIVKE